In Persicimonas caeni, a single window of DNA contains:
- the hisF gene encoding imidazole glycerol phosphate synthase subunit HisF, whose product MLTVRIIPCLDVKHGRVVKGVKFQGLRDQGAPDELAAAYEGQGADEIVMLDVSATPEGRGTQLETVRKIRERLSIPLTVGGGVRELDDAEQLLNAGADKVSINTAAVRNPDIVDQMAERFGSQCTVIAVDAKGDGQGSWEVVVSGGRKPTGIDAIEWIGEVYRRGAGEILLTSWDRDGTREGYDLTLLEAASDAVPIPIIASGGADNPTHLAEAFDAGADAVLAASIFHEGDYTVAEVKEELAEAGFEVRQSI is encoded by the coding sequence ATGCTGACCGTACGCATCATTCCATGCCTCGACGTCAAACACGGCCGCGTGGTCAAAGGCGTCAAGTTCCAGGGCCTTCGCGACCAGGGCGCGCCCGACGAGCTCGCGGCGGCTTACGAAGGGCAGGGCGCCGACGAGATCGTCATGCTCGACGTCTCGGCGACCCCCGAGGGCCGCGGCACGCAGCTCGAGACCGTGCGCAAGATCCGCGAGCGCCTGTCGATCCCGCTGACCGTCGGCGGCGGCGTGCGCGAGCTCGACGACGCCGAGCAACTTCTGAACGCCGGCGCCGACAAGGTCTCCATCAACACCGCCGCGGTCCGAAACCCCGACATCGTCGACCAGATGGCCGAGCGTTTCGGCAGCCAGTGCACCGTCATCGCCGTCGACGCCAAAGGCGACGGGCAGGGGAGCTGGGAGGTCGTCGTCAGCGGCGGCCGAAAGCCCACCGGCATCGACGCCATCGAGTGGATCGGCGAGGTCTACCGCCGCGGCGCCGGCGAAATCCTGCTGACGAGCTGGGACCGCGACGGCACCCGCGAGGGCTACGACCTGACGCTGCTCGAAGCCGCCTCCGACGCCGTCCCCATCCCGATCATCGCCTCGGGCGGCGCCGACAACCCCACGCACCTCGCCGAAGCGTTCGACGCCGGCGCCGACGCCGTCCTCGCCGCCTCGATCTTCCACGAGGGCGACTACACGGTCGCCGAGGTCAAAGAGGAGTTGGCGGAAGCTGGCTTCGAGGTTCGACAGAGCATCTGA
- the hisH gene encoding imidazole glycerol phosphate synthase subunit HisH — protein sequence MATKKVHIIKTGVANIASMMAAFRRLGGEPELTENPDHVRGDDWVVLPGVGSFGAGMQRIEELGMREALVERAAAGKPLLAVCLGLQLLCAESEESAGVEGLGIVPAKITRFPDTVRIPQFGWNRVAADESCRLLTSGYAYFANSYRLREAPEGWSPATAEHGGPFVAAMERENILACQFHPEISGKWGLGLLERWLQC from the coding sequence ATGGCGACCAAAAAGGTCCATATCATCAAGACCGGCGTGGCCAATATCGCCTCGATGATGGCCGCGTTTCGCCGCCTGGGCGGTGAGCCGGAGTTGACCGAAAATCCAGACCATGTGCGCGGCGACGACTGGGTCGTGCTCCCCGGCGTCGGCTCGTTCGGCGCGGGCATGCAGCGCATCGAGGAGCTGGGCATGCGCGAGGCGCTCGTCGAGCGCGCCGCGGCCGGAAAACCGCTCTTGGCGGTATGTCTGGGCCTGCAGCTCCTGTGCGCGGAGAGCGAGGAGAGCGCCGGCGTCGAGGGCCTGGGCATCGTGCCCGCCAAGATCACGCGCTTTCCCGACACCGTGCGCATCCCCCAATTTGGCTGGAACCGCGTGGCCGCCGACGAATCGTGTCGGCTCCTGACCAGCGGCTACGCCTATTTTGCCAACTCCTACCGCCTCCGAGAGGCGCCCGAGGGCTGGTCGCCGGCGACGGCCGAGCACGGCGGGCCTTTTGTGGCGGCGATGGAGCGCGAAAATATCTTGGCCTGCCAATTCCACCCGGAGATCTCCGGCAAATGGGGCCTCGGCTTGCTCGAGAGGTGGCTACAATGCTGA
- the hisB gene encoding imidazoleglycerol-phosphate dehydratase HisB — MSSRESRIERTTRETDIRLRLNLDGEGTSDISTGIGFYDHMLGAMAKHGRFDLQLECDGDLEVDDHHTVEDCALALGRAFHEALGERRGIERFAHAYAPLDEALARVVVDLSGRPYAVVNLGLKRESIGQLACENIGHVFQSFAMEARAAIHVDVLRGDNDHHRAEAAFKAMAIALRKAVARTGTDDVPSTKGVL; from the coding sequence ATGAGCAGTCGTGAATCCAGAATCGAGCGAACCACCCGCGAGACCGATATTCGGCTACGCCTGAACCTCGACGGAGAGGGCACGTCCGACATCTCGACGGGCATCGGCTTCTACGATCATATGTTGGGCGCGATGGCCAAGCACGGCCGCTTCGACCTGCAGCTCGAGTGCGACGGTGACCTGGAGGTCGACGACCACCACACCGTCGAGGATTGCGCGTTGGCGCTGGGCCGTGCCTTTCACGAGGCGCTCGGCGAGCGCCGCGGCATCGAGCGCTTCGCCCACGCCTACGCCCCGCTCGACGAGGCGCTCGCCCGCGTCGTCGTCGACCTGTCCGGCCGGCCCTACGCAGTCGTCAACCTGGGGCTGAAGCGTGAGTCGATCGGCCAGCTGGCCTGCGAGAATATCGGCCATGTCTTCCAATCGTTCGCCATGGAGGCGCGCGCGGCGATTCACGTCGACGTGCTGCGCGGCGACAACGACCACCACCGGGCCGAAGCTGCCTTCAAGGCGATGGCGATTGCTCTTCGAAAGGCCGTCGCCCGCACCGGGACCGACGACGTGCCGAGCACCAAAGGAGTGTTGTGA
- a CDS encoding aminotransferase class I/II-fold pyridoxal phosphate-dependent enzyme, with amino-acid sequence MPKLKPSPAITGITAYSVPRPEIPVDLYLHGNEGPAPTDTVLDALGERGVDLLRDYPNAKPLEELIAEREGVDREQVIVTAGADDALDRICRALLAPGRNMVLPEPTFVMFRRFAARAGGEVVSVPWEGPEYPTEAVLDAIDDQTTLVAIVSPNNPTGAVATADDVRRIAEAAPHALVIVDHAYVEFGEENLTQVALEYPNTVVTRTMSKAWGMAGVRVGYALSSPQVIDWMHTAGLPYAVSGPSLAFVARRLEEGDARVASFVERVKEERGALEARLSEAGLRVTPSQGNFVFARTDDALWVRDALAGMGIMVRAFPGNELLDDALRITCPGDEANFERLQHAIDTIFAPESILFDLDGVLADVSQSYRKSIVATAESFGVELTPEDISEAKAAGDANNDWILTRRMLAERGVEASLDEVTERFEQIYQGTEEEPGLRRTESLLCESQYLASLAERYKLGIVTGRPRKDAERFLSEKGIAEYFGAVVCMEDAKLKPDPEPVELLLEGLDARTGWLVGDTPDDAKAARGARVLPIGMIAPGHDHNVLEPALTRSGCAVVLHGVDELEEYLP; translated from the coding sequence ATGCCAAAACTCAAACCATCCCCAGCCATCACTGGCATCACCGCCTATTCGGTGCCGCGCCCGGAGATTCCGGTCGACCTGTACCTCCACGGCAATGAGGGGCCGGCGCCCACCGACACCGTGTTGGACGCGCTCGGTGAGCGCGGCGTCGACTTGCTCCGGGACTACCCCAACGCCAAGCCGCTCGAAGAGCTCATCGCCGAGCGCGAGGGGGTCGACCGCGAGCAGGTCATCGTGACCGCCGGCGCCGACGACGCGCTCGACCGCATCTGCCGGGCGCTGCTCGCCCCGGGCCGCAATATGGTGCTGCCCGAGCCGACGTTCGTCATGTTTCGCCGGTTCGCCGCGCGGGCCGGCGGTGAGGTCGTCTCGGTGCCCTGGGAGGGGCCGGAGTATCCGACCGAGGCGGTCCTCGACGCCATCGACGACCAGACCACGTTGGTGGCCATCGTCAGCCCGAATAACCCGACAGGCGCCGTGGCGACTGCAGACGACGTGCGTCGCATCGCCGAAGCCGCGCCGCACGCGCTCGTCATCGTCGACCACGCTTACGTCGAGTTCGGCGAGGAGAACCTCACCCAGGTCGCCCTCGAGTACCCGAACACGGTCGTCACGCGCACGATGTCGAAGGCGTGGGGCATGGCCGGCGTGCGCGTCGGCTACGCGTTGAGCAGCCCGCAGGTCATCGACTGGATGCACACCGCCGGCCTGCCGTACGCGGTCTCGGGTCCCTCGCTCGCCTTTGTGGCGCGCAGGCTCGAGGAGGGCGACGCCCGGGTCGCCTCGTTTGTCGAACGCGTCAAAGAGGAGCGCGGCGCACTCGAGGCGCGCCTGAGCGAGGCGGGGCTTCGTGTCACGCCGTCGCAGGGGAATTTCGTGTTCGCGCGCACCGACGACGCCCTCTGGGTGCGCGATGCACTGGCCGGCATGGGCATCATGGTGCGCGCCTTTCCGGGCAACGAGTTGCTCGACGACGCGCTGCGCATCACCTGCCCGGGCGACGAGGCCAATTTCGAGCGCTTGCAGCACGCGATCGACACGATCTTCGCCCCCGAGTCGATCCTCTTCGACCTCGACGGCGTTCTGGCCGACGTCTCCCAGTCGTACCGCAAATCGATCGTCGCTACGGCCGAGTCGTTCGGCGTCGAGCTCACCCCCGAAGACATCTCCGAGGCCAAGGCCGCCGGCGACGCCAACAACGACTGGATTCTGACCCGGCGCATGCTCGCCGAGCGCGGTGTCGAGGCGAGCCTGGACGAGGTGACCGAGCGCTTCGAGCAGATCTATCAGGGCACCGAAGAGGAGCCCGGGCTTCGGCGCACCGAATCGCTGCTGTGTGAATCTCAGTACTTGGCCTCGCTGGCCGAGCGCTACAAGCTCGGCATCGTGACCGGGCGGCCGCGCAAGGACGCCGAGCGCTTTTTGAGCGAGAAGGGCATCGCCGAGTATTTCGGCGCGGTCGTCTGCATGGAAGATGCCAAGCTCAAGCCCGACCCGGAGCCGGTCGAACTCTTGTTGGAAGGGCTCGACGCGCGTACCGGTTGGCTCGTGGGCGACACACCCGACGACGCCAAGGCCGCGCGCGGCGCGCGCGTGCTTCCCATCGGCATGATCGCGCCCGGCCACGACCACAACGTGCTCGAGCCGGCGCTGACCCGCTCGGGCTGCGCGGTCGTGTTGCACGGCGTCGACGAACTCGAGGAGTATTTGCCATGA
- the hisG gene encoding ATP phosphoribosyltransferase translates to MPARDETQETPLLRLALPKGHMKTAVFDLLAEAGIRLHHGSRNYRPKISLEGVEVKLLKPQNIVEMLHLGSRDIGFAGADWVAELDAELVEVLDTGLDPVRLVAAAPRELLDAHDGGLPDRHLVIASEYVRLTEQWIEDEGLDASVVKSFGATEVFPPEDADCIVDNSATGSTLEANDLEVVGELMTSSTRLYAHPDVLEDPDKKEAVDRLVMVLRSVLEARARVMVEVNVTADRLDELVDVLPCMREPTISPLHSQSGYAVKAAVPRDVLPTVIPELKEHGGTDIVVTSLAQIVP, encoded by the coding sequence ATGCCTGCCCGCGACGAAACCCAAGAAACCCCGCTACTTCGCCTCGCTCTGCCCAAAGGCCACATGAAAACGGCCGTCTTCGACCTTCTGGCCGAAGCCGGCATCCGTCTGCATCACGGCAGCCGCAATTATCGTCCCAAGATTTCGCTCGAGGGCGTCGAGGTCAAGCTGCTCAAGCCGCAGAATATCGTCGAGATGCTCCATCTGGGATCGCGAGACATCGGCTTTGCCGGCGCCGACTGGGTCGCCGAGCTCGACGCCGAGCTCGTCGAGGTGCTCGACACCGGCCTCGACCCGGTGCGTCTGGTCGCCGCCGCCCCGCGCGAGCTGCTCGACGCCCACGACGGCGGCTTGCCCGACCGTCACCTGGTCATCGCCTCGGAGTACGTGCGCCTGACCGAGCAGTGGATCGAAGACGAGGGGCTGGACGCCAGCGTGGTCAAGTCCTTCGGCGCCACCGAGGTCTTCCCGCCCGAGGATGCCGACTGCATCGTCGACAACTCGGCGACCGGCTCGACGCTCGAAGCCAACGATCTGGAGGTCGTCGGTGAGCTGATGACCTCGTCGACGCGGCTGTACGCCCACCCCGACGTACTCGAGGACCCCGACAAGAAAGAAGCCGTCGACCGGCTGGTCATGGTGCTTCGCTCGGTGCTCGAGGCGCGCGCTCGCGTCATGGTCGAGGTCAACGTGACCGCCGACCGCCTCGACGAGCTCGTCGATGTCCTGCCGTGCATGCGCGAGCCGACCATCTCGCCGCTGCACAGTCAGTCGGGCTATGCGGTCAAAGCGGCCGTGCCGCGCGACGTGTTGCCGACGGTCATTCCCGAGCTCAAAGAGCATGGCGGGACGGATATCGTGGTGACTTCGTTGGCTCAGATTGTTCCTTGA
- a CDS encoding TraB/GumN family protein, giving the protein MNDISKADQPQSDQQVDQPDADQPQSGQQADQQEQQVVETDVTRVQLGDTEVILIGTAHISQESVETVERVIEAEQPDVVAVELDKERFQSLRNETNWEDLDLLEIIKKGQLTFLLARLALTAFQKRMGGYTGVKPGAEMSAAIEAAEANGVEVELIDRNVRTTLLRAWRNTPWWRRAELAMMLMMGVFQRGEVSEEELSDLREMQNISVILDQLGEALPDVKEVLVDERDTFMAHKLQNIDAKKVVAVIGAAHKPGILRQIEQAIPEATVEEISTVPPKHPISKVLPWILPAIVIGVFVWGFFNGDTTQLKTAAWAWVLSNGILSALGAVIALANPLTVIAAFIAAPLTSLNPTVGAGMVTALVQTIASSPKVSDFQTIGDDIAEWKGWWSNKLGRVLLVFLFSSIGSSIGTFVAFGWLKNLL; this is encoded by the coding sequence ATGAACGATATATCCAAAGCAGACCAGCCCCAATCAGACCAGCAAGTTGACCAGCCCGACGCTGACCAGCCCCAGTCAGGCCAGCAAGCTGACCAACAGGAACAGCAAGTCGTCGAGACCGACGTCACTCGCGTGCAGCTCGGCGACACCGAAGTCATCCTCATCGGCACCGCGCATATCTCGCAGGAGTCGGTGGAGACTGTCGAGCGGGTCATCGAGGCCGAGCAGCCCGACGTGGTCGCCGTCGAGCTCGACAAGGAGCGATTCCAGTCGCTGCGAAACGAGACCAACTGGGAAGATCTCGACCTGCTCGAGATCATCAAGAAGGGTCAACTGACCTTCTTGCTGGCTCGCCTGGCGCTGACCGCCTTCCAGAAACGCATGGGCGGCTACACGGGCGTGAAGCCCGGCGCCGAGATGTCGGCCGCCATCGAGGCCGCCGAGGCCAACGGCGTCGAGGTCGAGCTCATCGACCGCAACGTGCGCACCACCTTGTTGCGCGCCTGGCGAAACACCCCCTGGTGGCGCCGCGCCGAGCTGGCCATGATGCTCATGATGGGCGTCTTCCAGCGCGGCGAGGTCAGCGAGGAGGAGCTCAGCGACCTGCGCGAGATGCAAAATATCTCGGTCATCCTCGACCAGCTCGGTGAGGCTCTGCCCGACGTCAAAGAGGTGCTCGTCGACGAGCGCGACACCTTCATGGCGCACAAGCTGCAGAATATCGACGCCAAGAAGGTCGTCGCCGTCATCGGCGCCGCCCACAAACCCGGCATCCTGCGCCAGATCGAGCAAGCGATTCCCGAGGCGACCGTCGAGGAGATTTCGACCGTCCCGCCCAAGCACCCGATCTCGAAGGTGCTCCCGTGGATCCTGCCGGCCATCGTCATCGGCGTCTTCGTCTGGGGCTTCTTCAACGGCGACACCACCCAACTCAAGACCGCCGCGTGGGCGTGGGTGCTGTCGAACGGCATCCTGTCGGCCCTGGGCGCGGTCATCGCGCTGGCCAACCCACTCACGGTCATCGCCGCCTTCATCGCCGCCCCGCTCACCTCGTTGAACCCCACGGTGGGCGCAGGCATGGTCACCGCGCTCGTCCAGACGATCGCGTCGTCCCCCAAAGTCAGTGATTTCCAGACCATCGGCGACGATATCGCCGAGTGGAAGGGATGGTGGAGCAACAAGCTCGGGCGGGTGTTGTTGGTGTTTTTGTTCTCGTCGATCGGCAGCTCGATCGGGACGTTTGTGGCGTTTGGGTGGTTGAAGAATCTTCTTTGA
- a CDS encoding IS110 family transposase has product MSTMYVGADIHKSTSTVVVKDEQGRTVSKWVGHTSAENLSTQVMAIPGTVHMTFEESPYAAWMWDTLHPLVDKLVVCDPRRNKLIAEDDKSDEIDAETLADLLRGGFLKPVYHGSHSSRDIRHLVKSYQQVISDRVRIKNRLCGLFDGYGVRTNAKERYTCDQKARETLLKKLPGRGIQQRGRRLYVQLDLLDELVDEALRDMIAEARRFDAFEWIKSIPGFGDKRAAATIGWVRTPHRFRGKRQFFKYVGLAVVHRSTSDWRQGAKGLERKNNGQTMGLNNKYSRPLKDIIKGAAVTAATTDPAWGAHEAALIDDGMDREIARLTIARKLASILLSIWKRGEHYNAEKTVLRGS; this is encoded by the coding sequence ATGAGTACTATGTACGTTGGCGCAGACATTCACAAGTCGACCTCAACCGTTGTGGTCAAAGACGAGCAAGGGAGGACGGTAAGCAAGTGGGTCGGCCACACCAGCGCAGAGAATCTGTCGACGCAGGTCATGGCCATCCCCGGTACAGTGCACATGACCTTTGAAGAGTCTCCGTACGCTGCTTGGATGTGGGATACGCTGCATCCGCTTGTCGACAAGCTGGTGGTGTGTGACCCGAGACGAAACAAGCTCATTGCCGAAGATGACAAGAGTGACGAAATCGATGCGGAGACCCTGGCTGATCTGCTCCGCGGTGGATTCCTCAAGCCAGTGTACCATGGCTCCCATAGCAGCCGTGATATTCGCCATCTGGTCAAGAGTTATCAGCAGGTCATCTCGGATCGAGTGCGCATTAAAAACCGTTTATGCGGGCTCTTCGACGGCTACGGTGTTCGGACAAACGCCAAAGAGCGCTACACATGTGATCAAAAGGCTCGCGAGACACTGCTCAAGAAGCTTCCAGGGCGCGGCATCCAACAGCGAGGGCGTCGACTCTATGTCCAGCTTGATCTGCTCGATGAACTGGTCGACGAGGCCCTTCGAGACATGATCGCTGAGGCTCGGCGCTTCGATGCCTTCGAATGGATCAAGAGCATCCCGGGATTCGGTGATAAGCGAGCTGCCGCGACCATCGGCTGGGTGCGCACCCCCCATCGGTTTCGAGGCAAGCGCCAGTTCTTCAAGTATGTCGGATTGGCTGTCGTGCATCGAAGCACGTCAGATTGGAGGCAAGGAGCAAAAGGCCTCGAGCGAAAGAACAATGGCCAGACGATGGGGCTCAACAACAAGTACAGCCGGCCGCTCAAAGATATCATCAAAGGCGCCGCAGTGACGGCCGCAACGACGGACCCGGCATGGGGCGCACATGAGGCTGCACTGATCGATGACGGGATGGACCGGGAGATCGCCCGGCTGACCATCGCCCGGAAGCTCGCGTCGATCTTATTGTCCATCTGGAAACGAGGAGAACACTACAACGCAGAAAAGACAGTGCTAAGAGGGTCGTGA